The window GTGGAAAGGATGCCGATGGTGGTGGATTTGCCGGCGCCGTTGGGGCCGAGCAAGGCGTAGAAGTCACCCTCGGCGACGTCCAGATCGATGCCGTGCAACGCCTGGAAGCCGTTGCCGTAGGTCTTGGTCAACTGCCGGATGGACAGGGCGGAACTCATGGGAGGCGGGTTCTCAGCGAAATGAAGGGGCTTAGATATAGGTTGGCCCGGGCAATTGCAACCGTCTGTCTCAGGTTAGCGGCGTGCTTGCCCGCAGAAACTGTAGGAGCCAGCTGGCTGGCGATCACGGCGTATCAGGACGCACGGATCGCCAGTGCATGGCTACACCTGCCCTGCACCCTAGCACTTGGGAGGCGATAGAAAAGACGCGAATGCCGATATCAACTATCGATCCGCTTCATGTTCAGGGCCTCGGCCTGCAGGTCGCCGCTCATGAACAATGAATCGGCCGCGAACAGGTGCGGGTAGCAGTGCTGCAGATGAGCGAAGAACAGCTCAACCGGCAGATCGGCAAACTGGCCATGATCGGCCAGGTACTCCATGTAGCGTTCGCCCTTGTCGTTGAACGGGTGGAACACGCTATCGCCGAGCCCGTCGAACTCCAAGGGCGCCACCTGGAAGGCGCGGCACAGCTCCTGATTGAACGCCGGCGTGGCCTTCACCCAGCGCCCGTGTAGATACAATTCGGTATAACCGTGCATGGCGAACACCTCGCTACGCAGCAGTTCCAGCAGGCGCGGGGTGGCCAGATGGTTGCGCACGTCGGCCAGGCCGAGGCGCGCAGGTATCCCGCAATGGCGGGCGCAGGCTGCCAGCAACAGCGCCTTGGGCACGCAGTAGGACTCACCCGCCTGCAGCGCATGACTGGCCGTCAAGCTGTCCGGCTCGGCGCTGAAGCTGTAGGGGTTGTAGCGGATCTCATCGCGCACCGCGTAATACAGGCTCACCGCCTGGGCCAGCGGATCGGCGCTGGTTCCGCGCCGCTGCTCGGCGAACTCCACCACCCGTGGGTGGTCACTATCGATGAAGCGGCCTGGCTCGAGGTATTCGCGCATGGGGATTCTCCTGTGTGTCGCCAGCCAGTCTAACCAGGCCGTCCCGGCGGCGGTCACGACGATTCGGCCAAGCTCACCGCCCTTGGCGCCAACCTGCCCCACCTCTGGCGACTAAGCTCAAGGCGAACGCCGCAAGGCTTATCGTCCTCAGGGGGATTGCGCATGCTTGTCCTGTGGTTATTGGTTCTGCTCCTGGGCGTGGCCTTCCTGGCCCACCGCCGTATCGCCCCCCTGCCCGCCCTCGCCGTGGTCGCGGCCTATTTGCTCGCCATGCTGGTGCTGCGCCAAATACCAGGCTGGCTGCTGGCCTTGCTTGGCCTGCTGTGGCTCGCCGTGGCGCTGCCGCTGCTGTTTCCGGAGCTGCGCCGCAAGCTGCTCAGCGCGCCGCTGTTCGCCTGGTTCGCCAGGGTGCTGCCGCCCATGTCGGACACCGAGCGCGAAGCCATCGAGGCCGGCACCGTCTGGTGGGACGGTGAGTTGTTCAGCGGCCGCCCGGACTGGGACAAGCTGCTGAACTACCCAAAAGCGCAATTGAGCGAAGAGGAACAGGCCTTCCTCGACGGCCCCACCGAAGCGCTCTGCGCCATGGTCAGCGACTGGCAAGTCGGCCAACAGCTCGACCTACCGGACCAGGCCTGGCAGCACATCAAGCAACACGGCTTCTTCGCCCTGATCATTCCCAAGGAATACGGCGGCAAGGGTTTTTCCGCCTACGCCCACTCGCAGGTGGCGATGAAACTGGCGAGCCGCTGCGGCGACCTCGCCTCCACCGTGATGGTGCCCAACTCCCTCGGCCCGGGCGAATTGCTGCTGCACTACGGCACCGCAGCACAGCGCAACCACTACCTGCCACGCCTGGCCCGTGGCGAGGATATCCCCTGCTTCGCCCTCACCGGCCCGCTGGCCGGCTCCGACGCCGGCGCCATGCCGGATACCGGCATTGTCTGCAAGGGCCAGTGGCAGGGCGAGGAAGTCGTCGGCTTGCGCCTGACCTGGGAGAAGCGCTACATCACCCTCGGCCCGGTCGCCACCCTGCTCGGCCTGGCCTTCAAGGCCTACGACCCCGAGCACCTGCTCGGCGCGGAGGAAGAACTCGGCATCAGCCTGGCGCTGATCCCCACCGACACGCCCGGGGTGGAAATCGGCCGCCGTCATCTGCCGCTCGGCGCCGCCTTCATGAACGGGCCGAATTCCGGCAAGGACGTGTTCATCCCGCTGGACTATCTGATCGGCGGCCAGCCCATGCTCGGCAAGGGCTGGATGATGCTGATGAACTGCCTGTCGGTCGGCCGCTCCATCTCCCTGCCGGCCGGCGGCACCGGCACTGCCAAATTCGCCTGCCTGGTCACCGGCCAGTACACGCAGATCCGTGAGCAGTTCAATGTGCCGCTGGCGGCCTTCGAGGGCATTCAGGAGGCGCTGGCGCGCATCGGCGGCAACACCTGGCTGATGGATTGCGCACGCATCCTCACCGCCAGCGCCGTCGACCTCGGCGAGAAGCCCTCGGTGCTCTCGGCCATCCTCAAGTACCACCTGACCGAGCGCGGCCGCGAGTGCATCGGCCACGCCATGGACGTGCACGGCGGCAAGGGCATCATCATGGGCCCGAACAACTACCTGGGCCGCACCTGGCAAGCCGCACCGATTTCCATCACCGTCGAAGGCGCCAACATCCTCTCGCGCAACCTGATGATCTTCGGCCAGGGGGCGATTCGCTGCCATCCCTACGTGCTCAAGGAAATGGCCCTGGCCAGCCGTGAAGACCGCAAGCAGGCGCTGTTGGAATTCGACGAACTGCTGATGCAGCACATCGGCTTCGCCGTCGGCAACGCCGCCAGCAGCCTGATCCTCGGCCTGACTTTCGGCGGTTTCGCCGAAGTGCCCGGCGACCGCATCAGCCGCCCCTATTTCCGCGCGCTCAACCGCCTGGCGGCGGCCTTCGCCCTACTCGCCGACTTCAGCATGCTGCTGCTCGGCGGCGAACTGAAGCGCCGCGAACGGCTGTCGGCGCGCCTCGGCGACGTACTCAGCCACCTCTATCTGGCCTCCGCCGCGCTCAAGCGCTACCACGATCTGGACAGCCCCGAGTACCTGCGCGCCCCGCTGCAGTGGGCCTTGGAAGAAAGCCTCGGCCAGGCCGAACAAGCCCTGGACGAGTTGCTGCACAACTTCCCCAACCACCTGCTCGGCTGTCTGCTGCGGCTGCTAGTGCTCCCCTTCGGGCGGCGCCATAAGGGGCCATCGGACCGACTGGACGCGGAAATCGCCGCCATCCTCGGCCGCCATAGCGGTGATCCCGCATTGGAAGCGCTGCTCGCCGGCTGCTATCGCCCGCAAGGCGAAGACGACCCGGTCGGCGCGCTCCAGCACGCGCGGGACCTGGCGCTCGCCAGCCAATCTGCGGAGAAAAAGCTGGAGCACGCGTTGAAATCCGGGCAATTGCGGCCGGCGCCCGGGCAACAGGTGCTGGACGCAGCGCTGGCCGCCGGCGTGCTGCAGGCCGAAGAAGCACAAAGCCTGCGGGTGGCGGAACAGGCTAGGCGCAAGGTGATCGACGTAGACGATTTCGCTCCAGAAGAACTGAAGCTCAGCCGTGGTCGGGTCCGCTGAGGCGGGTCAAGAGGACAGCGGGCGCCGGGCGTTTTATACTCCCGCGCCCGTTTTGCTATCAGGATCACCGCCATGGCCTCAGCCTACCTCGACCACCACCTGGCCCTGCTCCAGCACCTGCGCGGCATCCTGGTCGCCCTCGGTGAAGCCGAGCAAGTATCGGACGACACCCACGCCCTGTTCCTCGAACGCTTCGACGAACTGCTCGGCAGCCTGCCGGACGATCCCGAGGGCAGCCTGTACCTGGGCCAGGACCTGATCAGCCAGGTGTTCCACCGTTACCCGCAGATCGCCCATCTAGTACCGCGCGACCTGCTGTGGTTCTTCGGCGGCGACTGCCTGCACTTCATGCCCGATGAAGAGATCGAACTGTTCCAGCGCCTCGACGAACGTCGCTATGAAGCCGAGCAGAATGGCGAGCCGTTCGACTGGAACCAGGAAAAGCAGTTGCTGGCCCTGCCGCCGGAAAGCAGCAAGCACTGACGACAAAAAGGCCCGCACGGCATCACCGGCGGGCCTTGGGCATTTCTGCCGGGAGGCAGAAACAAAAACGCCGCTCAGTGAGCGGCGTTTTTGTGTATTTGGAGCGGGAAACGAGACTCGAACTCGCGACCCCGACCTTGGCAAGGTCGTGCTCTACCAACTGAGCTATTCCCGCAATACAGCTTGGTAATACAACTGGGTACAACTGAAAATGGCGTCCCCTAGGGGACTCGAACCCCTGTTACCGCCGTGAAAGGGCGGTGTCCTAGGCCACTAGACGAAGGGGACAAACAACGCAACCGGCATTGCTTGGTAAATTGGAGCGGGAAACGAGACTCGAACTCGCGACCCCGACCTTGGCAAGGTCGTGCTCTACCAACTGAGCTATTCCCGCGATACAACTTGGTAATACAACTGGGTACAACTGAAAATGGCGTCCCCTAGGGGACTCGAACCCCTGTTACCGCCGTGAAAGGGCGGTGTCCTAGGCCACTAGACGAAGGGGACGTAGCCCGGAACTTACAACAGCTATGACGCCTATTTCCGGCTTTCAGGTTTTGCCGTTTGGCTTAGCGCTGAAAGTGGCGCGCATTCTATGAAGGCTTTAACAACCCGTCAACCCTCAAACAATTTTTTTTCAAAATCAAAGACTTCTGGGTCGAAATGGACCTTCCGCTATGAGCTTGAAAGCTAAGGCACTACACTCGGGCGAAAAACAACATTCGAGAGGTGTAACGGTGTCTCCACTCGTAATTACCCTACTGATCGTAGGCGGCATCGCCATCCTGATCGCCATTGGTTACATCAATCATATGGTCGAGAACAATAAGCTGGAGAAAGCCCGGCTGAAAGCCGACCTCAGCGACCGCGTACGGCGCTGTCGAGAGATTGCCGAGACGCTCCCCGGCCAGTTCATGTCCCCCGCCCTCAAACTGCTGCTGGCCCACCTGCAACTGCAAAGCAATGAACGCCTGCTACCGCTGGACAAGCACAACACGGCTCTCAAGGTCCGCATCGAAGAATTGCGCTACCTGGTCGGCCAAGGCGAATCCATTGCAGTCGCCAACCCTCCGCAGAAAGTCCTCACCGAGGCCAAGGCCAAAGACATCCGCTACCTGTTGGAAAACCTGCATGGCCAGATCGGCCGTGCCAGCAAGGAAGGCACCCTGCAAGCGCTGGACGCCAAACACTGGGCCAAGGAAATCCAGCAAATGCTGGTGCATACCAACATCGAACTGTTCACTAACCTCGGCCAGCAGGCCCTGCAGCAGAACCAGCCGGGCCAGGCGCGGCTGGCCTTTGAGCGTGGCGTGCAGTACCTGCGCAAACAGAACGATCCAAGCCCTTATCAAGCCGCGCTGAAACAGCTGGAAATGCAGCTGGCCCGGGCCAACTCGATGGTGCTGGACACCATCAAGCCGCTGGAGGATGAATCGAGCGAACTCACCGACGGTCTCAAGTCCCTGGACGATGACGGCTGGAAGAAGAAGCAGATCTATGACTGAGAGCCGTGCGCCAGTCACATCCCGAAGCCCTCAATAAAAATAAGGACCTGCACATGAGCCTGACCGTCTACGGTGCCCCGCTTTCCCCTTTCGTCCGCAAACTGCGCCTCTGCCTCGCGGAAAAGGGCCTCGACTACCAGCTCGAGATGGTCATGCCCGGCGACCGCTCGGCAGGATTCCGCGCGATCAGCCCGCAGGGGCGTATTCCGGCCTTGCGCGACGGCGACTTCACCCTCGCCGACTCCAGCGTGATCTGCCAATACCTGGAGGACAAACACAGCGAGCGCATGCCGCTGTATGGCCAAGGCGCCGAACAGCGCGCCCAGGTGCGCTGGCTAGAGAAGTATGCCGACTACGAGTTGGCGCCCTTGGCCACCTTCACCGTGTTCCGCAATCGCGCGCTGAAGCCGAGCATGGGCCAGCCATGTGATGAGACCGCGGTACAGGCCGCCCTCCACGACAAGCTGCCGCCGCACTTCGACTACCTGGAAAAGACCCTGGGCAACGCCGAATACTTTGTCGGCGACGCCCTGAGCATCGCCGATCTGGCTGTCGTCTGTCAGTTGATCAACATGCAGCACGGCGACGAACAGCTCGACGCCCAGCGTTGGCCGGCACTGGCCGCGCACTATGCCCGGATCACGGCACGCGCCTCGGTACAGGCGGTAATTCCGGGCGAGCAGAAGATGCTGGCCAAGATGACCGGCAAGGCCTGAGCGCTGTACTGATCCCGAAACCCCGCCCCATGCCAGCCAACCAAGTGGTTAACTGGGCGGGTTTCCCCCGGCCGGCCCATTCACGACTCAGGCTTGACGCTTTCGGCAATACCCCGGTCGTTTTTGCGCGATAGCGGCGAATCC is drawn from Pseudomonas cavernae and contains these coding sequences:
- a CDS encoding PA2817 family protein, producing MASAYLDHHLALLQHLRGILVALGEAEQVSDDTHALFLERFDELLGSLPDDPEGSLYLGQDLISQVFHRYPQIAHLVPRDLLWFFGGDCLHFMPDEEIELFQRLDERRYEAEQNGEPFDWNQEKQLLALPPESSKH
- a CDS encoding acyl-CoA dehydrogenase → MLVLWLLVLLLGVAFLAHRRIAPLPALAVVAAYLLAMLVLRQIPGWLLALLGLLWLAVALPLLFPELRRKLLSAPLFAWFARVLPPMSDTEREAIEAGTVWWDGELFSGRPDWDKLLNYPKAQLSEEEQAFLDGPTEALCAMVSDWQVGQQLDLPDQAWQHIKQHGFFALIIPKEYGGKGFSAYAHSQVAMKLASRCGDLASTVMVPNSLGPGELLLHYGTAAQRNHYLPRLARGEDIPCFALTGPLAGSDAGAMPDTGIVCKGQWQGEEVVGLRLTWEKRYITLGPVATLLGLAFKAYDPEHLLGAEEELGISLALIPTDTPGVEIGRRHLPLGAAFMNGPNSGKDVFIPLDYLIGGQPMLGKGWMMLMNCLSVGRSISLPAGGTGTAKFACLVTGQYTQIREQFNVPLAAFEGIQEALARIGGNTWLMDCARILTASAVDLGEKPSVLSAILKYHLTERGRECIGHAMDVHGGKGIIMGPNNYLGRTWQAAPISITVEGANILSRNLMIFGQGAIRCHPYVLKEMALASREDRKQALLEFDELLMQHIGFAVGNAASSLILGLTFGGFAEVPGDRISRPYFRALNRLAAAFALLADFSMLLLGGELKRRERLSARLGDVLSHLYLASAALKRYHDLDSPEYLRAPLQWALEESLGQAEQALDELLHNFPNHLLGCLLRLLVLPFGRRHKGPSDRLDAEIAAILGRHSGDPALEALLAGCYRPQGEDDPVGALQHARDLALASQSAEKKLEHALKSGQLRPAPGQQVLDAALAAGVLQAEEAQSLRVAEQARRKVIDVDDFAPEELKLSRGRVR
- a CDS encoding glutathione S-transferase family protein — encoded protein: MSLTVYGAPLSPFVRKLRLCLAEKGLDYQLEMVMPGDRSAGFRAISPQGRIPALRDGDFTLADSSVICQYLEDKHSERMPLYGQGAEQRAQVRWLEKYADYELAPLATFTVFRNRALKPSMGQPCDETAVQAALHDKLPPHFDYLEKTLGNAEYFVGDALSIADLAVVCQLINMQHGDEQLDAQRWPALAAHYARITARASVQAVIPGEQKMLAKMTGKA
- a CDS encoding transglutaminase-like domain-containing protein; this translates as MREYLEPGRFIDSDHPRVVEFAEQRRGTSADPLAQAVSLYYAVRDEIRYNPYSFSAEPDSLTASHALQAGESYCVPKALLLAACARHCGIPARLGLADVRNHLATPRLLELLRSEVFAMHGYTELYLHGRWVKATPAFNQELCRAFQVAPLEFDGLGDSVFHPFNDKGERYMEYLADHGQFADLPVELFFAHLQHCYPHLFAADSLFMSGDLQAEALNMKRIDS